In Malus sylvestris chromosome 2, drMalSylv7.2, whole genome shotgun sequence, the genomic stretch TTGGAGGTTCGTGTTTGGCATTATTTTAGAAATTTGTTCCCACTTATTTGCAGGGTCTCAGTTTTCAGTGTAGTATTCATTTTTTACCATGTTTATGAAGTGAAGTGGGATAGAGACGACGTTGCATTTGTTGCTATCTATGAGAATTCACGAAGTCACCTAATCAATAGTTTTAGGGCTAGCCACTTTGTTTACATGTGGAAGGGCATTGACTTATTTTATGCTGAACTCGATTAATATTGTTCAGGTGATGTGGAACACACACATTTGGTCAAAGGATTGGATTACGCTTTACTTAACAAAGTAAGAAGTGAGATTGACAAAAAGCCAGATGATGGAGATGATGTTGATGCAAAATCTAGGTAATTCCGTAATTGTATATGGATTACTTGTCTTACTGTCAAGTTTTGTGTAATCTTAAAAAATTCAGTATTAAATTTCGCAAACATGATGTATTGGGCATTAAGTTCTGTTGATATTGACCTTTTCAAGTGTTAATATGAAGAATGATGGCCATATCTCAAGAAACTTCTTTagctgggtacgacctttttatagTGTGTGCTAACACGTGTGTGCTTCCTATTCGCTGACAGAGCATCTAAGGAAGACCAAAAGTTGTCATTTCGCACGGCTACCGCAAAGGTATGTTACTTTTGGTGATATGATGAGGCAGTTATATTCTTAAGTCATTATCTGTTTACATTGATGTCTCATTTCTGTGTTTCAGTCAGTTTACCAATGGATAGTCAAGCCCCACGCCGTTATCAAAACCAATGAGATGTTCCTTCCTGGTAGAATGTCATTTATTTTTAACATGGTAAGAGCCTTTGTTTCTCTTTTGATATTAAGTCTGCTTAATCTAGATCGGAGTAGCCTTTCTTGGGAACAATTTCTGCTCATGTTTTAACTTGCCTGAACCTTTATAGACTTTGGGTGGCCTGTTCAGGATAATTGTGTGTTTAGTTACCACCTAAATCATGTGTGGAAGTCAAACTTTGAGTAGAAGTGTGTGTAGACACTTCTCTGAGAGCATCGAGCTTGCTATTGTAGGATACTGAATGAATGTGAACTCCCATTTTCCTGGCATTAACGTCTTGTTCTTGTATTTTGCATCTCAGGAGGGCGGATACACTCATGACATCCCAACCACCTTGCATAGGAGTAAAGCAGACTGTCCACAGACAGAggtaaaaagattctcaatctTTCATGAGGTTTTCCCATCATTGTTGGACTGTTTATCTGATTTTGGCTTCTACTTTGTGTAGGAAGCGGTAACTGTCAATGTTGATGGTTCTGTACTTGACCGAATTGCTAAAATCATGTCATATCTTCGTCTTGGATCTTCTGGGAAGGTtctcaagaagaaaaagaaggaaaaagatgCAAGAGGTAATTTCCTATGCtgcttttggtaaaaaaatgacTGAATAATCAGTTTTAAACAACATAAGACCTTGATGCAATTGTCTATAATAAACTGCCATAATTATCCTTATAAGTCGAAGCAATCAGATACATAAAGCATGTATTTCAAATTATTGTCCATGATAATAATTGTATGGGCATTTTGCCTAGATGGCTATATGGTTCTGTGCTTGGAGCTAAGTATCCCAAACTCGTGGTGAAACAGGGGAGCTAACAACCATTCCAGATAGTCATCTTATTCAACTCAGATTTTCAGACGGAAACAAAACCAAACTAAACTAACTTATGTCGGATGTTGGCATTTTAAAATATGCTGTGATGAGTGAAGCGATCAGATTCCATTATTTAATTTTGAGATTCCACACCAACTATTTTCATCCTTCATCCTTTCTGCGCTTTGTGGTTGTTTATTAGTGTGATTACTTGATCAACATTTTTTATTGGCCTCATTTATTTTTGGTACAGGAAAGATTTCAGTTGTTGGTAATGAGTATGCTGGAGAGGATAAGCCCTTGAAGCCTGATGTTGGGATTTCGAAGAATGGAACTAAAAGAGAGATTttgccaccaccacctccaccccCTCCCAGGAAAAATCACATAGATTCAAAAGCACCACAAGGCCCAACTGTTGCCAGAGTAGATGAGGATGACATTTTTGTTGGGGATGGTGTCGACTATGTTGTTCCTGGTAAAGACTTGAGTCTAAGCCCTCTTTCCGAAGACATGGAAGAGTCTCCTCGGAACAAGGAAAGAGTTTCTTATTTTGATGAACCTGCTTATGGTCCCGTCCAACCCTATGGGGTGCCTCAAGAATGGCAAGATATGGTATGTCTATCCTTTCCTTTTCATTCTGGAAATTGTAGTACAACTGTATATCTGAACAGAAACTTGACTTTCATTTCGCTATGGATGAGTTCTTTTCTGTTGCATTGTGGGTTCAGAACGGATACGATGCGGCACAAACACAGCCAATGGTTGATGCCTACCAGGGTGAGTGGCCAGAATACCAATATGCAGAGCAAATGTCTTATCCTGAACAATACCTCCAGCCAAATATGGAAGGTTACGATGAGCAAACAGGCTTAAACATGCAGGATCCACGGTTTATGACTCAAGAGCAGAAGGATCGGGGTTTAGGATCCGTGTTTAAGCGGGATGACCAAAGACTTCAACAATTAAGGGAGAAAGATGCCCGAGAAAAGGATCCCAACTTCATCTCGGAGAGTTATTCTGAATGTTACCCTGGCTATCAAGAATACAATCGTGAGGTTGTTGACAGTGACGATGAAGATGACTTGTCAAAAATGGATATGGGTGGACGAGTAAGTTTCTGATAAAACATGAAGAAAATATGTTCGATTCTTTCTAAAATTTGTTGCAATCATTGCTTATGTTATCAATATATTTCTCTGACAGGCTAAGGGTCGTCTTCACCGGTGGGACTTCGAGACAGAAGAAGAATGGGCCACATACAATGAGCAAAAGGAAGCTATGCCCAAGGCAGCTTTCCAGTTTGGTGTGAAGATGCAAGATGGTCGTAAGACACGAAAGCAAAACAAGGACCAGAAGATCACTAATGACCTGCACAAGATCAACAAGATACTTGCTagaaagaagatggagaaggatatggatggtggtgagggtggcggccattatgatgatgatgaacagCCTGGCAAGAAGATTCGAGTTTGAAGCTAGTTTACTTATTAGGGAACTCAGAGGTCAGTCAGCTCTATGTTAAGAGTCTTGGCTTGTTTCCTTCTTAGTGACAAGCTCGTTGGCGTACATGGACCCAAACCTTGGCTCTAATACcctgttgaaattttttagatCGACGGACCCAGGGGACCCCACTTTAACTACACCGATACTGTCCTCAACTTTCCCCCTtgcccaatccgtcaggtgtggagttttaccacaaaaagcttcgatattagttagagtggggtaatcatatttaaaccccattattttcttttcacccACTGATGTAGGATTCCAACAAGCTCGGAGCCCATCGTTTGAATATGGAAGCAGCAAGTACATCGGAAACTGCCTTAACACCCGTTGCATAAAGTCATTTCTGATGTAGTGGTCGATTACGTACTTTCTGTAAATCATCATAGCATGTTCAATTATATATCTAGTACTCATATTGTAGAACCAACAACTCTTGTTACAGGCTAGGGGTTGAGTTTAAATGTCAATACATTTCTATCATATTTTTGTTGCAATCATTTCTTCTGTTATATATTGCCCGACAGGCTAAGGGTATTCACCGGTGGGACTTCGATGCCGGCGGCCATTATGACGATGATGAATAGCCTGGCAAGAAGATTCGAGTTTGAAGCTAGTTTGGTTATTAGGTCAACAAACTGTAATATTTAATGGGAAAATTTTGATGCATCTTCAAACTGCGCGTTGGATGGAGGGAAGTGAATGAAAAATATCCTTTTCGTTGTTTGGGTGTTTAACAGAAACGAATTGAAAGATCACAAAtcaatataattatttttagcACTTTGTTCATGGTTTAGCTCTCTTTCTTTCCCCTTCCTGAACCAAAAGAAATCTGACGCTCATAAGTCCGACTCATCAATTTACTGGAGAAGCCAACAAACTAAAACACTAAcgttatgtttggatgaggaaatttaaaattactaaggaatatttaaaatttgtgaattttcttatttgacaacttaaaactaaaagacaataaaatttgaatccaaaaattgttaattttaaaatctctcataaaaatttggaaatgccacctatttacatgaaatttaaacttaggAATTGTGGGGgtttccaaattccaatttttttttctacacggaatttctaaatttctatttttataaatccaaacaatATAACccgtgcatgtcaatttatgaataatatttgtcaaaattctaaatttatttttctcGTCCAAACATACAAAAATGTTTATTTTAAAAGGAAACAACTTCTTCTCGTCGTGCTCGAATCAAGTGCCTGTAttgatcaaaagaaaaaaaaacaaaagatataaTGCAAGCCAAATTCCCATTCATCTACTTTACAAAACCATACTTTTTCCACGATGGCCAAATAAAAACTTGGCAAATACAAACTTCTAGTTAAATTGTTTGGTCCTGTTAATCCTACAGTCCCTAAATTTTTCGAGAAAGACTTTTAtgatataaatatactattacAGTGACATCTTGTGCAATTAAAAACGAAAAAGCCAAAACTAGATGAGATTGGACTGGATCAATCTTTGGATATCTATGTCTATATAAATGCTCATTCATTTGCTATCAGAAGAAATATATCTCTTATTTTTATGTTGGAAACAAGCAGTGAACTCAACACCgaaaagaaagaagagtaaACAAACAGGAATAAAAACCATCCCCATCAACAATGCAATTTAACTGGTCGGAAAAAGAAAACGTAAACTAGCatgcagaaaaacaagccaAGAAGAGAGTTGCCCCAATGGCATCTCATTTTTCGAGCGGATTGAGAACATGACCAGTGAACAAGATAGTTTCAGTCATTTCCTCTCTGATGAAAAGCATGAAAGGGTGATCTGCCACAAAGTCTATATTTTGGGGACGAGGTGGACGACGACTTTTACAACCGAAACCCTTAACTACAGCAGTAGAAACAGCCGCAGCTTCTGTGCCCTTTTCATTAACTTCAATGAAAGATTTatgatatattttgcattcatcaGGAGATGCTTCCACCATCTCCGTTAAGTCACCGCCATTGAAAGGCAGCAGCAGTCCTAAATCCTTGAGAATTTTGGATGCTTCAAATGTAGAggtaaatttaaacattggaattTTGAACTCACCAACTCTGACTGGTGTCTGGGGACGGTGGCTATCTAAGAAACCAGGCTCGGAACAAACTCTCTTCACCAAAGCAGGGAGCCCATCTCTTGAATCCGGAAGCAACAAGTACATTGAAAACTGACGCTTCATGTCTTTGCCTTGTTCGTAAAATAGTTTCAAGACTTTGAAACCGTCAAACTCTTCTACAAATTGTTTCTTGGAGCTTGTCATGAACGGAGCCTTAACAGAAGTACCGTTAAGAAGGTGGAAGTCGTCCTCTTTTGTTTCCCGTGCATTGAACTTGTCGctccaaaggcccttgaagtaTAAGGCATTTGAAAATATAAGCATGGTGTACTTGTCAACTGACTTAGGAGGAAGAGCCTCAGTAATATGGCCTTTCGTTTCCTTTTCGGCCCATAAATTCACTTCATGTCTCACTTCTTCAGGGTTCTCGAAACTAACATGTCTTATAGCCGCCTTATAAACAGTGTCCACAACCTCTTTGAAAGAAGGTTTGATGGGGAGATAATCCTTAACCCAAAGGCTATTGGCAAAGCATAGGCGGGGTCCGCCTCTATTGGATCCGTCTGCAAAGATTAGAGGGACAAGATGGGAGGCGAGAGAGTGGAGTTGCTCGGTGGAGTCGGACTTGAGGAAAGAAAGCAACTGGTCCTGTGTTGGACCTTTTGAACCGGCCGTTAACAGCCACAGTACGACCTGGATGGATAGCGGCGAGTACACGATGTTCTTCTCTTTTCCTTCAGTCATAAGAAGATGACTAGTGATTTTGAGTGCGACGTCGGTGAGGTTGCTGGCTTCTTTGGGATCCATGGTGAAACTGTCAATGTTTGTGAAACTATCTAGGTTTTGATCAGAAGTAATGTGTGATATCTTCGGTTTTTTCATCGATTGATCGCTATCGGACAAGGGAAACGAGTCGTTTGCCTCGGCTGCGGCAGGAGCAGCCGCACCAGTGGAAGCAACTGCCGGAGCACCGCCATCCAATTGTACGGAGGAGGTCAAAGTGCCTTCAGACGCAAGGGAGGGAGCCGTTGGGTTTTGTTTGGGATCCATTCTTTGAGAGTATAACGTTGTTAGTGTGAAAAGAGGGATGTGAAACTGTTGGATAGTCGGTATGCGGAAGGAGGGATTCCGGTAAATATTCAAACCCTAGAACACTGACGGCCGTGTTGTAAAGTAACCCTAAATAATTAGGCTTCTTATATAGGCACAAAACCACGGACCTTGGGATGTGGAAGCCCATCTCTTACTTGCCGGACAAGAATATTTGCTGTAAATTTCCTTAAACGATTACTTTTATTTGTCATCGCCTCCTGAAATTTTTCCATGTGTTTACCAACTATGGTTAACAATTGCATTAGAATTTAATAGTATTCattttcatttataagtaaAAGAGTTTAAATTTGATCCACATGGGCAACTTATTTTACTATAAAATACTATATGATATTAAGAAAAATCATGAGTTAACCAATCACAATCAGATGCTCTTTTGACTAATAGAAAACACTTTTAGTCATTTCATAACACCTCATTTACCGACATCTAAAATGAGATACATCGcattaaaaaatcattttttttagtgTAGTGGTCGATTACCGTCAGAATATGTACACTACTATACTTCTCTTTAATATCCAATAAGGAATTCCATTTACTAGAGAGTAGAATAAGTCCCTGCTTATCGAAGGGTGACATGCGGTGCTAATTTATTTGTTATCATGGCCAAGTAAAGGGGcgtataaataatatttttttctttaaaaatcaaacttaaaaattctcaattacaaattaaaaaaaatattattaaaccgTTATACTATAtgattattaaaatttaattgcaAGAGAATGTCCCATCCCATCACCCCTGTCTGGGGGCACTAGCCGAACGAATTTCAGTCATAATCTTTTGCCATAAAGCAAACGACATGTCAATTCTttttaagattaaaattaaaaaaattaaaacgtgCACACGACGGAATGTTGTTATTGTGATCAAACGGACGCCAAAGTCTTTCCGTATATCTCAAGAACTCCGCTGTCGTTTTTACTATTTTCGTCTTCTCTTCTTCGTTGATCGCGAAACCCTAAAATATTAAATCCCCAATCGAACCAGCTTTCTTTCTCAGTTTTGTTCAATTAACCGCTGGAATTGATCAACAGGTACGTCTACTGTCGGTTTATCTGTTCtttctaattaatttaattcaattcaattaCCCTAGAACAAACCACAAGCAAAATTCCCAATTCCCGAATTCGAATTTGTGTTATTTTTGCAGAAAAAGATAATTAATTTacgatttttatttatttttcagctGCATATTTGTTTCGTGTTCGTTTCCCTTAATTAATTCCGAATTTTTACCTTGCTTTGCTTGCTGTACACTTCAAAGTTTATTCTTTTTCTGGGATTTATTTGTCTGATTTTTGTGACGTATTCTGGTTTCGATTCGAACCGAAAGCTTGAAACTTGTGCAGGGACTTGAGGAATTGTATGGAGAGATTTGAGGGGACAGTTCCTCGTTCGTCCCTTCCGAAGATAGACAAACACCAACCCCAATTCCGTTATGATGACGAGTATGATGGGTCTGATTGGCCGGAGCCAGAACACTGCGGGAAAGTTAGTTACCCGGCAGTAGCATCCAAGCCCGAGATGCATGACTATTCGTACCAGTTTCCCCTGGAATCCGAAGATTTTGTTGATGGCAGTGGGTATGATTCGAGCGAAGAGCCTTGTGATTTACCTCAGAATAATATGCAACCTGAGGTTAATTTGAAGAATGTGCTGACTGGGGTATTTTCCATTCTGACTGGCCGGAACAAAGCGTCTGGTCTTCCATCAGACAAGCAGCTACCCAATTCGAATGTTTCGTTTTTGGGCTCAGAAAAGAATGGTGATACCTACGTGCACTCGTCGGTTTACATACCCAGTGCCCCACCCCTTCTTGAGCCAACAGCCTTTAATTACAATGCATACAAAGATGTTTTGGAAGCTGAGCCCCCTGAGTGGCTTCCTGATAGTTCGACTACAGTTTGCATGCAGTGCACTTTGACTTTCACTGCACTTACTCGTGGGAGGCATCATTGTCGGTTCTGTGGAGGCATTTTCTGCAGAACATGTAGTAAAGGAAGGTGCTTGTTGCCTGTCAAGTTTAGGGAGAGGAATCCTCAGAGGGTCTGTGATGCCTGCTATGATAGGCTAGATCCTTTACAGAGTGTTCTAATTAACAGCATTA encodes the following:
- the LOC126608086 gene encoding suppressor of mec-8 and unc-52 protein homolog 2-like, which codes for MAPTTSSKKSYKEKVTRRKEEKAAEQPDLPKYRDRAKERREDQNPDYEPTELGSFHAVAPPGNIDLRAAEVQKLSIEKSKYLGGDVEHTHLVKGLDYALLNKVRSEIDKKPDDGDDVDAKSRASKEDQKLSFRTATAKSVYQWIVKPHAVIKTNEMFLPGRMSFIFNMEGGYTHDIPTTLHRSKADCPQTEEAVTVNVDGSVLDRIAKIMSYLRLGSSGKVLKKKKKEKDARGKISVVGNEYAGEDKPLKPDVGISKNGTKREILPPPPPPPPRKNHIDSKAPQGPTVARVDEDDIFVGDGVDYVVPGKDLSLSPLSEDMEESPRNKERVSYFDEPAYGPVQPYGVPQEWQDMNGYDAAQTQPMVDAYQGEWPEYQYAEQMSYPEQYLQPNMEGYDEQTGLNMQDPRFMTQEQKDRGLGSVFKRDDQRLQQLREKDAREKDPNFISESYSECYPGYQEYNREVVDSDDEDDLSKMDMGGRAKGRLHRWDFETEEEWATYNEQKEAMPKAAFQFGVKMQDGRKTRKQNKDQKITNDLHKINKILARKKMEKDMDGGEGGGHYDDDEQPGKKIRV
- the LOC126608094 gene encoding serpin-ZX-like, yielding MDPKQNPTAPSLASEGTLTSSVQLDGGAPAVASTGAAAPAAAEANDSFPLSDSDQSSFTMDPKEASNLTDVALKITSHLLMTEGKEKNIVYSPLSIQVVLWLLTAGSKGPTQDQLLSFLKSDSTEQLHSLASHLVPLIFADGSNRGGPRLCFANSLWVKDYLPIKPSFKEVVDTVYKAAIRHVSFENPEEVRHEVNLWAEKETKGHITEALPPKSVDKYTMLIFSNALYFKGLWSDKFNARETKEDDFHLLNGTSVKAPFMTSSKKQFVEEFDGFKVLKLFYEQGKDMKRQFSMYLLLPDSRDGLPALVKRVCSEPGFLDSHRPQTPVRVGEFKIPMFKFTSTFEASKILKDLGLLLPFNGGDLTEMVEASPDECKIYHKSFIEVNEKGTEAAAVSTAVVKGFGCKSRRPPRPQNIDFVADHPFMLFIREEMTETILFTGHVLNPLEK
- the LOC126608102 gene encoding uncharacterized protein LOC126608102, producing MERFEGTVPRSSLPKIDKHQPQFRYDDEYDGSDWPEPEHCGKVSYPAVASKPEMHDYSYQFPLESEDFVDGSGYDSSEEPCDLPQNNMQPEVNLKNVLTGVFSILTGRNKASGLPSDKQLPNSNVSFLGSEKNGDTYVHSSVYIPSAPPLLEPTAFNYNAYKDVLEAEPPEWLPDSSTTVCMQCTLTFTALTRGRHHCRFCGGIFCRTCSKGRCLLPVKFRERNPQRVCDACYDRLDPLQSVLINSISNAAQAAKHDVMDWTCTRGWLNLPVGFSMEQEIYKASNTLRSYSQVARLNPERSIPAAVLGRAKGLAILTVAKAGALLSYKLGTGLVIARRSDGSWSAPSSIFSVGLGWGAQIGGELMDFIIVLHDLKAVKTFCSRMHFSLGAGCSAAAGPIGRVLEADMRAGDRGSGVCYTYSCSKGAFVGVSLEGNIVATRMDTNLQFYGDPYLTTSDILLGPVDRPKAAEPLYTALKNLYSCLQC